The following coding sequences lie in one Hyalangium ruber genomic window:
- a CDS encoding tetratricopeptide repeat protein yields MATTRATGQESQNSPVDDEFLQHLYRGGELLAAGKVIEAKDVLERAHKMQPRNEKGQNLLGLTYFKLGMFDRAAELYEMLVRENPVDPTLRINLGLVYLKTNALQRAVREFEVAVDLSPDHQKAHNYLGLALAQAGEYGRAREHFIKSGSDAMAEKMSRAIAGDGFSRPAPVQPARARGFSELEGAEVVREQGGEPVPESPRADSEPTLDMVEEAPSQQEQVHAAEPVAPTPPPLPPSVRAPEPRQAPPPAEDDWGAQFGLDDSAQTQAPAPAEQPLMEAEPEVVSEMSTGGMESPAAEAALSGAEGPVMVVTAPPAAPAEELSITVEEVPVPAPVEAAAAPPYSEENLPVLPVEEVSEDGMPVLTAEPEDPEDLAAMAQHEQAPPLEAPVEAAPEAPYYPEQAPAEAPPPEAPYFHEQASAEAAPPEVPVEPAPEAAYYPEASAVLAPSEPAAGFQAEAAPEEAPAPMEAGEGETPAAIPAVFNAVFPPQSASLALPESNLPQEGASPPLGELAPTIMLEGANPTSRFTVGAGGFSAVVDGELLTRLEGLVAFSGQLSFQPEMKRFRGRTTDKPFGDEGLRMVRASGRGMLFIEPAERRAFHVVDLGEESAYFRDECVFAFEEPVMFENGRVPSDVAPDLDLVHLRGNGKVLLCLTGPLRSLPVGMEAPVTVPLTHLVGWQGNLTPRVVSLLWGPAGEILKTGVELSGEGFALMSLPVR; encoded by the coding sequence ATGGCGACGACGCGAGCGACGGGGCAGGAGTCGCAGAATAGCCCCGTTGACGACGAGTTTTTGCAGCACCTCTATCGTGGGGGTGAGCTGCTGGCTGCGGGCAAGGTGATCGAGGCCAAGGACGTCCTCGAGCGCGCCCACAAGATGCAGCCCCGGAACGAGAAGGGGCAGAACCTCCTTGGGCTGACGTACTTCAAGCTGGGGATGTTCGACCGCGCGGCGGAGCTCTACGAGATGTTGGTGCGCGAGAACCCGGTGGATCCGACGCTGCGGATCAACCTGGGGCTGGTGTACCTGAAGACGAACGCGCTGCAGCGCGCGGTGCGCGAGTTCGAGGTGGCGGTGGACCTGTCGCCGGACCACCAGAAGGCGCACAACTACCTGGGGCTGGCGCTGGCGCAGGCGGGCGAGTACGGCCGGGCGCGCGAGCACTTCATCAAGTCGGGCAGTGACGCGATGGCGGAGAAGATGTCGCGAGCCATCGCGGGCGACGGCTTCAGCCGACCGGCGCCGGTGCAGCCGGCCCGGGCGCGAGGCTTCTCGGAGCTCGAGGGCGCCGAGGTGGTGCGCGAGCAGGGTGGGGAGCCGGTGCCGGAGTCGCCGCGAGCGGACTCGGAGCCGACCCTCGACATGGTGGAGGAGGCGCCCTCGCAGCAGGAGCAGGTCCACGCGGCCGAGCCGGTGGCGCCGACGCCTCCGCCACTGCCGCCGTCGGTGCGTGCTCCCGAGCCGCGCCAGGCGCCTCCGCCCGCCGAGGATGACTGGGGCGCGCAGTTCGGGCTCGACGACAGCGCGCAGACGCAGGCCCCGGCTCCAGCCGAGCAGCCCCTGATGGAGGCGGAGCCCGAGGTCGTCTCCGAGATGAGCACGGGGGGGATGGAGTCCCCTGCCGCCGAGGCTGCGCTGTCCGGCGCCGAGGGCCCGGTGATGGTGGTGACCGCCCCTCCGGCTGCTCCAGCCGAGGAGCTTTCCATCACCGTGGAGGAGGTCCCCGTCCCCGCGCCGGTGGAAGCCGCGGCGGCACCCCCGTACTCAGAGGAGAACCTCCCGGTCCTGCCGGTGGAGGAGGTCTCCGAGGACGGGATGCCGGTGCTGACGGCGGAGCCCGAGGATCCGGAAGACCTGGCCGCCATGGCTCAGCACGAGCAGGCCCCTCCGCTCGAGGCGCCGGTGGAGGCGGCTCCCGAGGCGCCCTACTACCCGGAGCAGGCTCCTGCCGAGGCCCCTCCGCCCGAGGCGCCTTACTTCCATGAGCAGGCTTCCGCCGAGGCTGCTCCGCCCGAGGTACCGGTGGAGCCGGCTCCGGAGGCGGCGTACTACCCGGAAGCTTCGGCCGTGCTGGCCCCTAGCGAACCCGCCGCCGGGTTTCAGGCAGAGGCTGCGCCCGAGGAGGCCCCTGCGCCCATGGAAGCGGGGGAGGGCGAGACTCCGGCTGCTATCCCCGCGGTGTTCAATGCGGTCTTCCCGCCGCAATCCGCCTCGCTGGCACTGCCGGAGAGCAACCTGCCGCAGGAAGGGGCGTCGCCTCCCCTTGGAGAGCTGGCGCCCACGATCATGCTGGAGGGGGCCAACCCCACGAGCCGCTTCACGGTGGGCGCGGGAGGCTTCTCCGCGGTGGTGGACGGGGAGCTGCTCACGCGGCTGGAGGGACTGGTGGCCTTCTCCGGTCAGCTCTCCTTCCAGCCGGAGATGAAGCGCTTCCGGGGCCGCACGACCGACAAGCCGTTCGGCGACGAGGGCCTGCGGATGGTGCGGGCCAGCGGCCGGGGCATGCTCTTCATCGAGCCGGCGGAGCGCCGGGCCTTCCACGTGGTGGATCTGGGCGAGGAGTCGGCGTACTTCCGGGACGAGTGCGTGTTCGCGTTCGAGGAGCCGGTGATGTTCGAGAACGGCCGGGTGCCCTCGGACGTGGCGCCGGACCTGGACCTGGTCCACCTGCGGGGGAACGGGAAGGTGCTCTTGTGCCTGACGGGGCCGTTGCGCTCGCTGCCGGTGGGGATGGAGGCGCCGGTGACGGTGCCGCTGACGCACCTGGTGGGCTGGCAGGGGAACCTGACGCCACGGGTGGTTTCGCTGCTGTGGGGGCCCGCAGGTGAGATCCTGAAGACAGGAGTGGAGCTGAGCGGCGAAGGATTTGCCCTCATGAGCCTGCCAGTCCGCTAG
- the pgsA gene encoding CDP-diacylglycerol--glycerol-3-phosphate 3-phosphatidyltransferase, producing MDRATRKQRKKEERAKRRAGRKQSVLVQEFWNLPNMLTLGRILLIPVFVWFTYDADPFYSLMAGVVFAVAAITDVVDGYLARKWNLITVVGKFMDPLADKLIVMAALVMMVRLGRIAAWVVIVLLARELIVSGLRTIAASEGMVIAAGQEGKWKTSLQLVGVISLCVHYVHPLDLGFRVVTVDYNLVGKVLVYLSGAFSVWSAVVYFRAFLAMLARRGGGTDTQNA from the coding sequence ATGGACCGAGCCACCAGGAAGCAGCGGAAGAAGGAGGAGCGGGCGAAGCGGCGCGCGGGGCGCAAGCAGAGCGTCCTCGTCCAGGAGTTCTGGAACCTCCCCAACATGCTGACGCTGGGGCGGATCCTGCTGATTCCGGTGTTCGTGTGGTTCACGTACGACGCGGATCCGTTCTACTCGTTGATGGCGGGGGTGGTGTTCGCGGTGGCGGCCATCACGGACGTGGTGGACGGGTACCTGGCGCGCAAGTGGAACCTCATCACGGTGGTGGGCAAGTTCATGGACCCACTGGCCGACAAGCTCATCGTCATGGCGGCGCTGGTGATGATGGTGCGGCTGGGGCGGATCGCGGCCTGGGTGGTGATCGTGCTGCTGGCGCGGGAGCTGATTGTCAGCGGCCTGAGGACCATCGCGGCGAGCGAGGGCATGGTCATCGCGGCGGGGCAGGAGGGCAAGTGGAAGACCAGCCTGCAGCTGGTGGGGGTGATTTCACTCTGCGTTCACTACGTGCATCCGTTGGACTTGGGGTTCCGGGTGGTGACGGTGGACTACAACCTGGTGGGCAAGGTGTTGGTGTACCTGTCGGGGGCGTTCTCGGTGTGGAGCGCGGTGGTGTACTTCCGAGCGTTCCTCGCCATGCTGGCCAGGCGAGGAGGCGGAACCGACACACAGAATGCTTGA
- a CDS encoding DUF2381 family protein encodes MSLLSSVGLTLVLLTSPVQTDTPSFAECEAAAPRVDLLPETTGAPSLACVSGGLVTVFSFSTNIARDLVALQGRERFESFEIAGRMIVLKPKRNLMPGERFLMTVPFLDGGAPASATFLLIAHPALATRQIDVFRHARPVEAYQQEAREVRAENAQLRSRVKQLESQALTKGGLAGLLANGILGEDGVKAERLRHLKGTHGNALEVHQCLSLRAVDSNRVALSLSLSQPQPREWSIKEIFLADGHGGVFKPMTWLGEGPLPPGNVPQSVILEWQLKGSEVARSFTLVVVGNDGRTVRVGRIVFPQ; translated from the coding sequence ATGTCCCTCCTCTCTTCAGTTGGGCTCACACTGGTTCTTCTGACAAGCCCTGTTCAGACGGACACTCCGAGCTTTGCTGAATGCGAAGCGGCGGCGCCCCGCGTTGACCTCCTGCCCGAGACAACCGGGGCGCCTTCCTTGGCGTGCGTCAGCGGCGGCCTCGTGACGGTTTTCAGCTTCAGCACGAACATCGCACGCGACCTGGTAGCGCTCCAGGGGCGTGAGCGGTTCGAGAGCTTCGAGATCGCAGGCCGCATGATAGTGCTCAAACCCAAGAGGAACCTCATGCCAGGGGAACGGTTCCTGATGACCGTCCCCTTCCTTGATGGCGGGGCACCTGCGAGTGCGACATTTCTCTTGATCGCGCACCCGGCCCTCGCGACACGCCAGATCGACGTCTTTCGTCACGCGCGTCCTGTCGAGGCGTATCAGCAGGAGGCTCGAGAGGTCCGGGCTGAGAACGCACAACTACGAAGCCGCGTGAAGCAGTTGGAAAGCCAAGCGCTCACGAAGGGCGGGCTGGCTGGACTCCTTGCCAACGGCATCCTTGGCGAAGATGGTGTCAAAGCCGAGAGGCTACGCCACCTGAAAGGTACGCACGGCAATGCACTGGAGGTCCATCAGTGTCTGAGCCTTCGCGCCGTCGACAGCAATCGGGTGGCGCTGTCACTCAGCCTCTCCCAGCCACAGCCGCGGGAGTGGAGCATCAAAGAGATCTTCCTGGCGGATGGCCACGGCGGGGTTTTCAAGCCCATGACCTGGCTTGGGGAGGGACCGCTTCCCCCAGGCAATGTCCCACAATCCGTGATCTTGGAGTGGCAGCTCAAGGGCAGCGAGGTCGCGCGCTCTTTCACCCTCGTGGTGGTCGGCAACGATGGCCGGACCGTTCGAGTGGGCAGGATCGTATTCCCGCAGTAA
- a CDS encoding serine/threonine protein kinase → MEHPSFRLPSVGTMVGDYRIVGLIGDGGQGHVYRAEAFGRVYALKFLDPGLDQFGEIEAQILLALKKLQHPGVVRFIACGRWPDPDHGLFYVVMEFVEGLTLYDYVMIHNPSARKVGELVLSLGRTLIAVQEAGVLHRDVKRENIMVRLPGEEPVVLDFGLGTLTGARSNSGLGQLTGTLEYLSPEAWKHARDEEERYRPTAKDEQWALGVTFYWLLTDRLPFGVREDPLMTRRVLRETPKAPHVINPRAPPELGAICMRLLEKNPEDRYADLKEMCGELRRVLETPVGVATWDAPLGHPDAPECRTTDIDATVLAEHGIDLALLKVRPPRRGRVIKLPEYMAPAPPLVPPREPLPLPKAEDAAPAPGAAAVAVVVPEPLPVEVPSSPVGWRQRVLWAFQTSARRAASWTMMLALGLIMVPHSVGGPPLHTVEAPVRLDMPAPWPEGLQPNGEVGSFAPWQVGSSVQKLEIPLQAPESGSDAASTSASVVEATLPKDEPDVKNALKKIRKCVGVCCVAGAIGCVSNTTVVRSPPPPRPGPCPDRVVQEMYKWGITVPESFEVQWPGTKLGEDVAVREGVVKLRGRSRTDRPKFREGVFEGKLFFGPDRVYGNFTKVTTPEGDEIAICAEFIGPRGESGEPMNEPSSGESAVIHSGPVIRVYF, encoded by the coding sequence ATGGAGCACCCGTCATTTCGACTCCCCTCCGTCGGGACCATGGTCGGTGACTACCGCATCGTTGGCCTCATCGGAGACGGCGGGCAGGGCCATGTGTATCGCGCTGAAGCATTCGGACGGGTCTACGCACTGAAGTTCCTGGATCCGGGACTCGATCAGTTCGGCGAAATCGAGGCGCAGATCCTCCTGGCGCTCAAGAAGCTTCAGCATCCTGGGGTGGTGCGCTTCATCGCGTGTGGCAGGTGGCCGGACCCAGACCACGGGCTCTTCTACGTCGTCATGGAATTCGTGGAGGGGCTGACGCTCTACGACTACGTGATGATCCACAACCCTTCGGCGCGCAAGGTCGGCGAGTTGGTGCTCTCCCTCGGCCGCACCCTGATCGCAGTCCAAGAAGCCGGCGTGCTCCATCGGGATGTGAAGCGGGAGAACATCATGGTCCGGCTGCCAGGTGAGGAGCCGGTGGTGCTCGACTTCGGGCTCGGGACGCTGACGGGGGCCAGGTCGAACTCGGGGCTCGGTCAGCTCACCGGCACCCTGGAGTACCTCAGCCCAGAAGCCTGGAAACACGCGAGGGACGAAGAGGAGCGCTACAGACCCACGGCCAAGGACGAGCAGTGGGCGCTGGGGGTGACCTTCTACTGGCTGCTGACGGACCGGCTTCCCTTTGGTGTGCGCGAAGATCCCCTCATGACGCGACGGGTGCTCCGGGAAACTCCCAAGGCGCCTCACGTCATCAACCCCCGCGCACCGCCCGAGCTCGGGGCCATCTGCATGAGACTGCTGGAGAAGAACCCAGAGGACCGCTATGCAGACTTGAAGGAGATGTGCGGGGAGCTGCGCCGGGTGCTGGAAACACCTGTGGGTGTGGCAACATGGGATGCGCCACTCGGCCATCCCGACGCGCCCGAGTGCCGAACGACCGATATCGACGCGACGGTCCTGGCCGAGCACGGAATCGACCTGGCACTCCTGAAGGTCAGGCCCCCTCGGCGCGGGCGAGTGATCAAGCTGCCCGAGTACATGGCACCAGCGCCGCCCCTCGTGCCTCCACGGGAGCCCCTGCCACTTCCGAAGGCCGAGGACGCAGCACCAGCCCCAGGAGCCGCCGCGGTGGCAGTGGTCGTTCCAGAGCCGCTGCCGGTCGAAGTGCCATCCAGCCCGGTAGGATGGAGGCAGAGGGTCTTGTGGGCCTTCCAGACGTCCGCCCGTCGGGCTGCCTCCTGGACGATGATGCTGGCACTGGGACTCATCATGGTGCCCCATTCGGTGGGTGGCCCGCCTCTCCACACGGTGGAGGCTCCCGTCCGCCTCGACATGCCTGCACCCTGGCCAGAAGGGCTCCAACCCAACGGGGAAGTCGGCTCCTTCGCACCCTGGCAGGTAGGCTCCTCGGTCCAAAAACTGGAGATTCCGCTGCAAGCGCCCGAATCTGGGTCGGACGCGGCCTCAACCTCCGCGTCCGTCGTTGAGGCGACGCTTCCCAAGGACGAGCCAGACGTGAAGAACGCGCTGAAGAAGATCAGGAAATGTGTCGGGGTGTGCTGCGTCGCGGGCGCTATCGGGTGTGTGAGCAATACCACGGTGGTTCGGTCTCCTCCCCCCCCCCGGCCCGGGCCGTGCCCCGACAGGGTGGTCCAGGAGATGTATAAGTGGGGGATCACGGTCCCTGAGTCCTTCGAAGTCCAATGGCCCGGGACGAAACTCGGAGAGGACGTTGCTGTCCGCGAGGGAGTGGTGAAGCTCAGAGGAAGATCCCGGACCGACCGACCCAAGTTCCGCGAGGGCGTGTTTGAAGGCAAGCTCTTCTTCGGGCCGGACAGGGTCTATGGCAACTTCACGAAGGTCACGACGCCTGAGGGTGACGAGATCGCCATCTGCGCGGAGTTCATCGGCCCCAGGGGTGAGAGCGGCGAGCCCATGAACGAGCCTTCCTCTGGGGAGTCCGCTGTGATTCACAGCGGCCCTGTCATCCGAGTCTACTTCTAG
- a CDS encoding serine/threonine-protein kinase, with product MIRVFESCGFEYLVLRPIKYGRDGAPVLLAARREYLGTDTTTVELRPLHVTHETAVQVRARLSEELQLSKFLSHRNIGKVLGYAVEENQPFLVLEHVPGCSLETVLDASALVKRKVSVGFAVTVALAVANALGHAHQCLGEKEHPLHIVHRAVSPANIQISQRGQVKLVNFGSAYSELIGRYRTPTGLLRGDAAYIAPEVLREFQTPRNRRRAAARTPPDKRADIFSLGLVLLGEITGWHPLDPPDSLEDEASAFVLPGTRVETEPAIPLEVLTARLLNFGSEDVNRATKRLAQRLRRIIAKALQVDPSERYQSTLDMADDLRGYMRDSWPKYHEGELAAEMAALIRAARKLDEHVAYGVTEPGILSTPVDVPWNIP from the coding sequence ATGATCCGCGTCTTCGAGTCGTGTGGCTTCGAATACCTAGTGCTACGCCCCATCAAGTACGGCCGTGATGGAGCTCCTGTGCTTCTGGCGGCGCGCAGGGAGTATCTCGGGACGGACACGACGACCGTCGAGCTGAGACCGCTTCACGTGACGCACGAGACCGCCGTGCAGGTGAGAGCCCGGCTGTCGGAGGAGTTGCAGCTCAGCAAGTTCCTGAGTCACCGCAACATCGGCAAAGTGCTCGGCTACGCGGTTGAAGAGAATCAACCCTTCCTCGTTTTGGAGCACGTGCCTGGATGCTCTCTGGAAACGGTCCTCGATGCCTCTGCTCTCGTGAAGCGCAAGGTGTCCGTCGGTTTCGCTGTCACCGTTGCCCTGGCCGTTGCCAATGCGCTGGGCCACGCCCATCAGTGTCTCGGTGAGAAGGAGCATCCCCTCCATATCGTTCATCGAGCCGTGTCGCCTGCGAACATTCAGATCAGTCAACGTGGCCAGGTCAAGCTCGTGAACTTTGGGTCGGCCTACTCCGAGTTGATTGGACGGTATCGGACGCCCACCGGGCTTCTCAGGGGGGACGCCGCATACATTGCGCCCGAAGTTCTACGCGAGTTCCAGACGCCAAGGAATCGCCGCCGTGCCGCAGCCAGGACTCCACCCGACAAGAGGGCCGACATCTTCTCATTGGGCCTGGTTCTCCTGGGGGAGATCACCGGCTGGCACCCTCTCGACCCTCCGGATTCCCTGGAGGATGAGGCTTCGGCCTTCGTGCTCCCAGGCACTCGCGTCGAGACTGAACCCGCTATCCCTCTTGAGGTCCTGACAGCCCGCCTCCTGAATTTTGGCTCCGAGGACGTGAACCGGGCCACGAAGAGGCTCGCCCAACGGCTGCGTCGGATCATTGCGAAAGCTCTCCAAGTTGATCCCTCTGAGCGCTACCAGAGCACCCTCGACATGGCTGACGATCTCCGCGGCTACATGCGCGACTCCTGGCCCAAGTATCACGAGGGGGAGCTGGCAGCAGAGATGGCGGCGCTCATCCGTGCGGCGAGAAAGCTCGATGAGCATGTCGCTTATGGCGTAACAGAGCCCGGTATCCTTTCAACGCCTGTGGATGTGCCTTGGAACATCCCATGA
- a CDS encoding ribosome-binding protein — MPFLPIITNNLGKIAATMTAGALGYASRKTIGRWLAGDDEPSETQESMRQKAQEVRQLQGQMTLAELDRKHSELLEKLTQANTAAMGEMRSLTKDVKTEVADLRKGLQGQLDTQRAETMRLGKELREMKERQEKMDASIRSTAPGTGEQQPTRRKTGNGATGLMKPSMGDEARTSSSRASARSSRTM; from the coding sequence ATGCCCTTTCTCCCCATCATCACCAACAACCTCGGCAAGATCGCCGCCACCATGACCGCTGGAGCCCTCGGCTACGCCAGCCGCAAGACAATTGGCCGCTGGCTGGCCGGCGACGACGAGCCGTCGGAGACGCAGGAGTCCATGCGCCAGAAGGCGCAGGAAGTGCGGCAGCTCCAGGGCCAGATGACGCTGGCCGAGCTCGACCGGAAGCACTCGGAGCTGCTCGAGAAGCTCACCCAGGCGAACACTGCGGCAATGGGTGAGATGCGCTCGCTGACGAAGGACGTGAAGACCGAGGTGGCAGACCTGCGCAAGGGCCTTCAGGGCCAGCTCGACACTCAGCGCGCCGAGACAATGCGGCTGGGCAAGGAGCTGCGCGAGATGAAGGAGCGGCAAGAGAAGATGGACGCGAGCATCCGCAGTACCGCCCCCGGCACCGGCGAGCAGCAGCCGACTCGCAGAAAGACGGGCAACGGCGCCACCGGGCTAATGAAGCCGAGCATGGGTGACGAGGCCAGGACCAGTTCGAGCAGGGCCTCGGCTCGATCGTCGCGCACCATGTGA